cTTCATCCACATTAAATTTACTGTATAGGTTTAATATGAGCCAATTCATATTATTGAATATTTGAACCTCaaatattattctctcatattgtgtagttttaaatttgaatctaatttaaataaactatatattatattgtatctgtatacattatattaaattatatcatatacaacaaatttccttaacaataatttgaacacttcaaatttacaACATGTATATCCTTGTTTAATCCCATCATGAGCTAGTAGATACCTTATGGATATACagttataagctccaatgatacgagatcaattaattaaactttttaattaaattaatcaacatccattaactatggGACACTTCATTATAGACCCATAACTGCACTATTATGAACTGtaaaatatttatatgtccattgatttttaaccattttttgtaagtcaatctttcaaaGTTTGTTCGTAGccacaactgggtcaaattaccattttacccttgtagttacttATTGCTCCTTAAGTGTCattgatcatctaatgaacaatttgtttatggtcaaCCATAACCAAAATCTCTCTCATGAGatctcattgttcaagtctcggagttagcacttaaaggaacaatttatctacttatcctaaagaagtgaaggagtaaattccgtcttgtgACGCTTTGTTCCCAACTTCCTACTTGATATcctccccaaaatagtaggcttgtcgAGTCGGCATTTAGGGCCATTCTCatatatacaaatcaaagggtgACTATCATGAGTAGGATTACATATGAAAGGATGACTCTCATGAGTAGGATTacatatgtggacctattaatcAACCAATCGGACTATTTAGATATTTCATGATTTTATTTGGTCCGGtagatggtcacatgtgtgTTTGTATCAAGTTGAAACCTTGCATTTGCAAGAATAATAACtcaaataatcaaattaagagcaaaaaaatttttattatacaaTCCAAAGCATTCGACTTGATAATgatggtgaatttacatcctaaGCATTTAATAATTATTGCATGTCAATTAGGATAAGGTTGatcatcctgtagctcatgttcatacaaaaaaatgatttaacaaAATGATTTATCAAACATTTACAATTAATTGtcagaccattacttatgagagcaaaattttcaatatttgtaTGGGGTCATGTCATTTTGCATGCAGCATCACTTATACGCATAAGACCGACATCTTATTATAAGTACAACCCAGTACAATAAGCTTATGGCCAGGGGCCAAATAATTTCTATTTGCGAATTTTGATTGTGTAATATTTTTTCCAATGCCCACCACAACGTACTAAAATCGgacctcaaaggaggttaggagtATATGTCAGATTTGATTTCCCATCAATTATTagatatcttgaacccctgacgatgatgtatttattgcaattggcattttaatgagacaactTTTCCAACATTGTAGAGAggaaattaagaagttggaaaatgAAATTGTCTGGATTATATCATTATTATCCCATTTAGATCCTTGTACAAATCAATGTGCACTGGAAGTtcgaaagataattgatttacAAAGAAAAGCAAACCAAATGGCATATGCATTTACAGATACTAAGAGAGTGACTAAGTCATATATTCCAACTGCAAATGCTCCAtcaaaaatggaaatctcaactCAACAAGTTGTTATAACTAATGAGTCTGCAGTACGCCAGAAGCATGGTAAACCAATAGATTCAAATAGAGATGTCCATTTAACCTGGGGAATCTCCGATTAGATGGGGAATAGGGGAGGAAGTGGGAAAGATTTTTTCTTCCGTTTACTAAACAGGGATGGGGACAGGGATTACATTCCCCGGCTCCGGCCCTGATCCCGTCCCCACCCTGCCCCGACGAATATATATACTATACTAAGTAacatatgacatatatataataacataaatCCATCATACAtataatacattatatatattacaaaattgaTGTTACATCAACAATTACATATTGTTTACTTTTCATCTCAACTTTTTCATGCTTTAATACATTTTTAAgatatatatgtttttaatatttaaaattttattactttCATGACCATGAATATTATAATGTTTAAGTTGAAGGCTAGActtgtaatatttaaaatttagtaatTATGAGATTGAATTTTTACGTATATCTTTGCATATACAATATTGTTGtgtttattagaaaaaattataaatttttctttgaaaCGAATGCATTGGAAATGACCCATTTGACTAATAGATTTTCATTAAGTTTGAGCATAAATATTTCATTAAGTTTGAGCATAAATTATGTCATAATAGGAAAAGGAAGGAATAAAACTGATTTAGTTATAAATAACATTTGTGCTTATATTGTCGTCCATGATATCACTCATGAAAATGAGGATTCTAAACCTAGATCTGTTGAAGAATATTGCCAGAGAAAAGATTGGCTCAAGTGGAAAGAAGTCACCTAAGCAGaattaaaatcactttcaaaatgtGAAGTTTTTGGACCTATAGTCCATACACTTGAAGGTGTAAACCGTGTGTGATACAAATGGATATTTgtacataaaagaaataaaaataatgatgtcacaagatataaagcacaACTTGTTGCACAAGGATTTTCTCAAAGACCAGACATTGATTATGAGAAAATATATTCTCCTATGGCGGATGctattacattaagatatttaattcgTTGAACTTTATATAAAAAGCatgacatgcatcttatggatgttaTCACAACATATCTATATAAATCTCTGGAAAATGAAATCTACATGAAAATCCGTAAAAGATTTAAAATACTTGAATCATGTAATTCAAATTCTAGAGAATTCTATTCGATCAAATTACAGATatcattatatggattgaaacaatcagaacgaatgtggtacaatcatCTAAGTGAATATCTATTGAAAGAAGGATGTCAAAATAATACAATTTGTCCATGTGTCTTTATTAAGCAATCACAGTCAGTGTttgctattataattgtatatgtttatGACTTAAACATAATTTGTACTCTTGAAGAGCCttcaaagacaatagaatatctcaaaaaataatttgagatgaaagatcttgacAAAATAAGATTTTGCATTGGCttacaaattgagcatttatagaaaaaattttaaaatgattttacaTGGACAAAGTTCACCCATTGAACGTTCTAATGGTAGTTTGATCACTTGATGTGAAAAATGATATCTTTCGACCTcgaaaaaataatgaagaactacttggtcctgaagtaccatatttTAATGCAATAGGTACACTAATGTATCTTGCTAACAACACAAGACTGGATATagcatttttagtaaatttattagcaagatataattCTTCTCCaataaaaagacattggaacaatGTTAAGCATGTACTTTGTTATCTTCAAGAAATTATTGAtgtgggtttgttttattcaaacaaataaAACTTTGATCCTAGTTGGCTATGCAGAtgctggatatttatctgatccataCAAAACAAGATCTCAAACAGTTTATCTGTTTATGGAGAAACTGATATATCTTGGcaatctataaaaaaaaccaTCACAACAATTTCCTTAAATTATGCAAAAATTCTTGTAATTCATGAAGCTAGTAGGGAATGTGTGTGTTGTTAAGGTCAATGACTCATCATATTTTTGGAACATGTGGCTTATCTTTCGGTAAAAATTTACCAATGatattatttgaaaacaatattgCATGTATAGCTCAAATCAAATGTGGGTATATAAAAGGAGATataacaaagcatatttcaccaaaactcTTCTACATACATGACTTTGAAGAAAATGGCAACATCAATGTTCAACAAATTCTTTCGACAGACAACTTGATGGACTTACTTACAAAGCCACTACCCATTCCAACATTCGAAAAGTttgtgcacaacattggaatgcgacAACTCAAAGACCTCGAGTGATATTCAAAAGCGGAGTAGAAATACTGCACTCTTTTGCCTTTGACTATGGTTTTTGCCACTAGGTTTTCTTAGCTAGGTTTTTAATGACACAGTCACTGTAGTATATAAAATAATGTACTTTTTTcctttcactaggatttttttccattgaatttttTCTTAGTAAGGTTTTAATAAGATATTTATTTTACATACTATGGATATCTAAGCGAGAGTGTTATAAATGTAATATTGTAGATATCCATAACTTATTTATGTCACAACAAACCATAAGTTCCATAGGTTATCCAATACCATAACATCCCCCATTAACTTTTACCTTGTAATATACACTCCACTATGCCCTATAAATAGGGTGTAAGGTGCCTTTGTAGAGGACACCACAATTAAGTTCAATATTAGCTCTCTACTTCTTCTCTTTTACTTCTCCCTTTTGTCTTGCTTTTATTGTTATATTGTTGTTCATATTCTTCTTATTTCATAAGagtcaataaaaaataattaaatatttaaaagattTATTGAGGAGAGATAATATAActaatgatatttaaaaaaaaaaaaaaagatcattgtataattaatagtaaattcAGAAatgatacatttttttattttaaaatattacaaaattaaaagatgagAGAGGATGTCAAAAGGTCAAAAAAGTCCCAAAATAttgctaaaatctaattatGGAATATTACTAAATTTTATGACGcatttgtaaaatatttgttttagcGTGCCTATTtcctaaattatatatataatatatatatgttatatataatcCGTAGACAATAGGTAGGGTAATAGATCAAAATTCAAACCttgatattaatatttaaattaagtaAAGCATTTTTCAATAGTTGGATATTTTAATTCAGACGTGTCAATATAAACTTAGTTCAATAGAAATTAATTTGTATATCATTCCTTGAAATGAGATATCCAAATTTCCCTACTTTacatttgttgtactaaaataaaaatgtaattcATTCTTAAGATCGATATGGACGGGTGtgtcaagattttttttctagatCAATTTATCACATCCAGAAAAGCAAAGAACAGAGTTTTTATTTCTCTATCACATTGAACTTGAGGACgagtactttttttttctaagctGAAGTGAACGATATAAGATGAAATTAATATCAGGATTTTACAATTTGGTTTATTCTAGTTTGTTTTATTGTATCATACACCCAAGACAAACCAAAGATTTGTAAACACACAAAATATGCGAGTTCACTCCACATCTTTGATTAccaataaataataattgataattaatataaacttaaaagaaaaaaaatgctatATTCAAACACAAAATAAGCATATGGTTTTAATAAACCATttgcattattatttgattcatAAACATAGAGATAAAAGTAttacaatattattttatacacacaCAATATTTGTATTATTATTCCACACCTTAGGGCTTCATTTCACTAAAACAGAGATATGAAACAGAGTTATTATTCCCAACAACAACAGCAACAAACATCAAGAGTAACACattattcaaatatgatttccCTCATAAACCACAAGGAGATTTGTGTATTGGTTTTATAACTTTGTGAGAAGAAGCTTTGGAGCTGGCAATGTCATTAGCTCTTTCATGGAATTAACCCATCTCTTCTGCTTCTTCTATCTGGACCCCAATATATACCCTGTTcatattaaacatttcaataattaattcaGTAACATTtatcattatatttttctttatagaaaaaaggaaattgcaaatatagcaatcagtgatagaccatatcgttGGTAAGAGACTATCAACTATAGAAATAAATCGCTAATAAatattgctatatttgcaatatttttaaaatgatgttatacacttgattATTAGTTctagaaatcctatccattctAATTAccctaaaatatatatatatgtataaaaatTACCTGTGGACGATGGTGAATTAAATAGATGCTCCAAACCCACGAGTATAAGAATCTAGATACATTCCTATAACACTCTTCGCCTCAGTTTGATCAGCAGCATCAACAATATGAACAATGCTACCAAGTTGGTTAAAGTTGATGTTTGAACCATTTGTTATTGCAACAACATTTACTCCtttcatattattatatttgcaGTATGCTTTAGCTCCAGCTATTGAAACAACTCCTGATGGCTCCAACATACTCCCGGTATCCTCGTACATTTCCTATAATTATATCAACAAACCATTGTTAAGACTAATTAAAAGATAGAGTTTAAACGAAATAAGAAACATGGTTAATGaagtataaattaaatttgatgggaTAATTAAAGACGCCATGGTTGTACATTGtaattgagaaaattagggCAAACCTTAATTGCAATAGAAATGTCGTCTTTGTCAACTAGAACTATACCATCCACCAACTCTCTCGCAATGCGAAAACTCTCATTCCCAACTTGTTGAACTCCCACATTATCTGCAAACATTCCAATATCGTCCACTTTTACTATCTCATTTTTATGTAATGCCAATGCCATACGATTTGCATCACGTGCCTCCACTCCAATAATCTTTAcctatataaaaataataagtaaataaatagaaaatcaTAAAGGTTTGTTTGTTTATGTTGAATCATTGATTGACCTAAAAGCTTAAGCCTATGGATAAAGGTACATTATCCAAAAGTTTAAGCTTATGAATGaggataaatttaatattatattatctaACAGTTTTGATGAATGACTTTTTACGTGATTAAGAAAGtatatttttaacatatattaaaCACGTAACTCACATCAGGAAAAACTAGTTTGTAAAAAGAAGCAACGCCAGCGAGTAGTTCACCGCTCTCAACAGAGACAAAAATTGCATGTAATGGATCCCTCATTTGACGTGCAATTTCCATTCCAACTGTGCCTTGGCCTATGATAACATCTTTGTGGTCAAAAGGAGGTATTACAGTTAGGTTTTTCTCTTGGCTCAGTTGTTTTGCATGCTTTAGTGCGTCATCAAAAGTATCTCCATACAAAACAATCTtcccacctaaatttttaaccATCTCCACCTACAGGAAAAATAAAGATTAGATGTTAGGGACAAATTGTAAGGTTTGTTGGTAtaattttttaagtgtttagtttgacattttgaaaaaaaaattgaagtatttgacAACctctcaaaatagcttttgaaacaatttcaaaatgtattttaaaataatttttataataaaagagtttaaataaaaatgattttcttttttttttttaaatctctaGTGAACCCAAACGTGTTCTAAGAGTATTAGGTTGCGTTTAGTTGGTGAAGAAATGAATGTACGACCTTAATTGGGGGAGTTGTAGTAGGCATAACAATGACGGTCTCAGTTCCTAATTTGTTCGCAGCCAAAGCTAGACCTTGTGCATGATCTCCACCCGTTGATGCAAAAATAACTCCTTTGTCCAACTCTTCTTTAGGAAGATTAGCCATCATATTATAAGCTCCCCTAGTCTTGAATGAATATCCTTTTTCCGCCTCTTCTTTAGGCATTTTCTTTTCCATTAATGCTTCTTTAGGAAGATTAGCCATCATATTATAAGCTCCTCTAATATTGAATGAGTACTCTTTTTCCACATCTTTCTGCACTCCTTTGTCCAATTCTTCATTAGGAAGGTGGGATATCATATTATAAGCTCCTCGAAGCATAAACGAGTACCCCTGCAATATTAGAGTTTCTTAGGATAGAACAACATCATATGGTGCAAACTATATACCACAGACAAAAATAATAGTGATATATGTTGCATTTTACCGAGTGTGAGTCCTCCCTCTTCAGCCAAAGATTGACTCCCAAGCCATAGGACAATATAGGTGcaaaatggaatggagattCAGAAGTGACATCGTAGACCTTAGAACCCAAAATTCTAGTCAAATACTCCATCTGTTTTCTGTCATCAATAACCTCCGGCCGTTTCGGAATTGCGCCAAGCTCCCCAGACGGGTACTGCAGCTCCTCCCACGACACGACCGTATAGTTTGTATTATAATTATCTTCATGAACAGGGCCGTGATCCCTTGGATGGCGTTCCCATGGGTTTGGGAATTGGCCGTGACCGTGTTCTGGCCTTTGCCTTGGGTGTTGTCGTTGCCAATGTGAGGCCATTGCTATTGACTCTCTTTTTGTTttgaagaataataataataataattgaagcTTTTCTTGGTCCTTAAAATGGAAATGTGTGGGTTTAAATAGAAATGGATCCAAGTCACTTGTGATTGCTGATTTTGGCAAATAAAGAATAATACTTATCTACTACTTGGACGTA
The nucleotide sequence above comes from Benincasa hispida cultivar B227 chromosome 3, ASM972705v1, whole genome shotgun sequence. Encoded proteins:
- the LOC120074025 gene encoding threonine dehydratase 1 biosynthetic, chloroplastic-like → MASHWQRQHPRQRPEHGHGQFPNPWERHPRDHGPVHEDNYNTNYTVVSWEELQYPSGELGAIPKRPEVIDDRKQMEYLTRILGSKVYDVTSESPFHFAPILSYGLGVNLWLKREDSHSGYSFMLRGAYNMISHLPNEELDKGVQKDVEKEYSFNIRGAYNMMANLPKEALMEKKMPKEEAEKGYSFKTRGAYNMMANLPKEELDKGVIFASTGGDHAQGLALAANKLGTETVIVMPTTTPPIKVEMVKNLGGKIVLYGDTFDDALKHAKQLSQEKNLTVIPPFDHKDVIIGQGTVGMEIARQMRDPLHAIFVSVESGELLAGVASFYKLVFPDVKIIGVEARDANRMALALHKNEIVKVDDIGMFADNVGVQQVGNESFRIARELVDGIVLVDKDDISIAIKEMYEDTGSMLEPSGVVSIAGAKAYCKYNNMKGVNVVAITNGSNINFNQLGSIVHIVDAADQTEAKSVIGMYLDSYTRGFGASI